The genomic stretch CCGCGCCACAGTTGGGAAAGCCTGATCAAGGCTTCCTCTAATGCTCCCCAATTGCTGAAGATCTGGTCGCTGACGGCCGCGGCAACGGTGGAGTTTGGTTCGAATTCGTAGAGAGGCATAAATGGCCAATACAACTTCGGCGAAAAAGGCGACCCGCAAGATCGCTCGCCGTACCGCAGTCAACAAGGCTCGCCGTTCGCGCGTTCGCGGCTTCATCCGCAAGGTGGAAGAAGCGATTGCTACGGGTGATGTCGCAGTTGCCGCCGAAGCTTTGAAGGCGGCGCAGCCGGAGATCCATCGCGCAGCGACCAAGGGTGTCCTTCACCGCAACACTGCATCGCG from Pseudorhizobium banfieldiae encodes the following:
- the rpsT gene encoding 30S ribosomal protein S20, whose translation is MANTTSAKKATRKIARRTAVNKARRSRVRGFIRKVEEAIATGDVAVAAEALKAAQPEIHRAATKGVLHRNTASRKVSRLAARVKALSA